One Lycium barbarum isolate Lr01 chromosome 5, ASM1917538v2, whole genome shotgun sequence genomic window carries:
- the LOC132642320 gene encoding uncharacterized protein LOC132642320 isoform X1 — MSTKITYSDLFYNLSYNRSLSLKSHSQYSRHLQIGKSHLHTKNFNKPLNFVNFNAKDGIFIIRCNAANSTGSQAPPPGKSPFFGWKWLLGFLLPILLPSFRNKVNPLQLLKSNVDKAVETVETMTEIVEEVAEEVEKIAEDVEKKLPGDSKLKESLDSIENLAEGAIKYAKQAEDLIHKIEDVEKEMEDTSMQTNTTNQVERVNQGLSANKNKS, encoded by the exons ATGTCCACCAAAATAACTTACTCAGACCTATTTTACAATCTTTCTTACAATCGAAGTCTATCCCTAAAATCCCATTCTCAATATTCAAGGCATTTGCAAATTGGAAAATCCCATTTACATACAAAAAACTTCAATAAGCCTCTCAATTTCGTCAATTTCAATGCCAAAGATGGAATATTCAT TATTAGGTGCAACGCAGCCAACAGTACTGGATCACAAGCTCCTCCACCTGGCAAATCTCCATTCTTTGGATG GAAATGGTTGTTGGGATTTCTTTTACCTATATTACTACCTTCATTCCGGAACAAAGTCAACCCTTTACAACTACTCAAAA GTAATGTGGATAAAGCAGTAGAAACAGTGGAGACTATGACTGAGATAGTGGAAGAGGTAGCTGAGGAAGTAGAAAAGATTGCTGAAGATGTTGAAAAGAAACTTCCTGGTGATTCAAAGCTTAAAGAAAGTCTTGATTCAATAGAAAATCTAGCTGAAGGGGCTATCAAGTATGCCAAACAAGCTGAAGATCTCATTCACAAG ATTGAGGATGTAGAGAAGGAGATGGAGGACACATCAATGCAAACTAACACTACAAATCAGGTTGAAAGGGTCAACCAAGGGTTAAGCGCCAACAAGAATAAAAGTTAG
- the LOC132642320 gene encoding uncharacterized protein LOC132642320 isoform X2 — translation MPKMEYSLLGATQPTVLDHKLLHLANLHSLDGNVDKAVETVETMTEIVEEVAEEVEKIAEDVEKKLPGDSKLKESLDSIENLAEGAIKYAKQAEDLIHKIEDVEKEMEDTSMQTNTTNQVERVNQGLSANKNKS, via the exons ATGCCAAAGATGGAATATTCAT TATTAGGTGCAACGCAGCCAACAGTACTGGATCACAAGCTCCTCCACCTGGCAAATCTCCATTCTTTGGATG GTAATGTGGATAAAGCAGTAGAAACAGTGGAGACTATGACTGAGATAGTGGAAGAGGTAGCTGAGGAAGTAGAAAAGATTGCTGAAGATGTTGAAAAGAAACTTCCTGGTGATTCAAAGCTTAAAGAAAGTCTTGATTCAATAGAAAATCTAGCTGAAGGGGCTATCAAGTATGCCAAACAAGCTGAAGATCTCATTCACAAG ATTGAGGATGTAGAGAAGGAGATGGAGGACACATCAATGCAAACTAACACTACAAATCAGGTTGAAAGGGTCAACCAAGGGTTAAGCGCCAACAAGAATAAAAGTTAG